DNA from Rhizobacter sp. J219:
CCGGCATCGCCGGCGCGCTTGGCCTCGACCGAGGCGTTGAACGCGACAAGCCGCGTCTGCAAGGCAATCTGGGTGATCTCGCCGGCCGCATCGGCCACGTGGCGCAGGGTGTCGACGATGCCGCCCACCTCTTCGCCCACACCTTCGACGGCCTGACGCGCTCGCGCCATCGCCTCGCGGCTGCCGGCGGCCACGCCACCGATTTCTTCCTGGGCCTGGGTGACGCTGCGCACCTGTTCGGCCAGCGCCGCCACGGCCTTGGCCTGGCGCTCGGCGCCCTTGGTGGTGTCGTCGAGCTGGCCGCGCACTTCGGCGGCCTCGCGGCCCATGTTGGAGGCCTGCTTGCTGATCGACAGCACGGCAGCCCGCAGGTCTGCACCGGGCGGTGGGAGCTCGGCTACAGACTCCGTGGCGGGTTCGTCCCGCCTGGCCGACCGGAAAACCTGGAACATCATCAGACTCCTACCACTCGCGCAACTTCACACGCAGACGCGCGATCGACTGGCTGTGCAGCTGGCACACACGCGACTCGGTGACCTTGAGGACCGCCGCGATTTCCTTCAGGTTCATGTCGTGCTCGTAGTACATGCTCATCACGTACTGCTCGCGCTCGGGCAGGTTCTTGATGCCTTCGATCAGCGCTTCGCGCATGCGCTGGTCCTGCAGCTGCGCGAGCGGGTTGAAACTTTCGTCGGCGACGTGGCGGTCGAGGTAGTCGTTGTCGCCGTCGTCGCCCGACATGTCTTCCAGGTACACGAGCTGGGTGCCGCGCACCTTGCCCAGAAGCTCCTGGTATTCGGTGAGCGACACGCCCATCTCGCGGGCGATCTCGCTCTCGGCGGGCGCACGGCCGAGCTTCTGCTCCAGCTTGTGCACCGCGCTCTCGATGCTGCGCTGCTGCTTGCGCACGCCGCGCGAGAGGTAGTCGTTGCCGCGCAGCTCGTCGAGCATGGCGCCGCGGATGCGCTGCGTGGCGAAGGTTTCGAACTGCACGCCCTGCGCCGCGTCGAAGCGGCTCAAGGCGTCGGTGAGGCCGATCATGCCGACCTGGATCAGGTCGTCGAATCTCGACGTTGGCCGGCAGCTTGGCGATCATCTGGTGGGCCAGGCGGCGCACCAGCGGGCTGTACTGCTTGAGCATCGAGTTGACGTCGAGTTGGCCTTTGGCGGTGTACATGGTTCTCGGCTCCGAGAGGTCAATTCAGCACGTGTTGTGCGTTCTTCTGCAGCTGCTGCGCGGCATGCAAACCCCGTGCGCCGACGTGGGCGCCGGGCGCCTGCATCAGCACATCGCGGGCCCAGCGGCGCAGCGCACTGGTGGGCGCTTCGCGGGCATCGGACGCAGGGTCGATCTGCAGCCAGTCGCGCAGCACGGCCCCGAGGAAATCATCGGCACAGGTGGCGAGCTGGATGGCGATGCGCTCGGCGCGCGGCGAGTTGGGCGAGGCACTCAGCAGCAGGTCGAACACGACGAGGCCGGCACGCTGGTTGAGCATCTTCATCGCGGCGTAGGCGTGGGTCACGGCCGACGGCCGGTCGTCGGCCAGCAGCAGCGGGCGGGCCTCGCTGCGGGCGAACATGCGGCACAGGTCGCCTTCGGTGGCGTGCACCAG
Protein-coding regions in this window:
- a CDS encoding flagellar biosynthesis protein, which codes for MYDAYDSSFPTDQAHGLRQMFAHARVRFVPVVANPHVAFGGVMLERLCTAFGEHGVHVLVIDASDRAPAPKEMAALDLSECVETLSSQVSYLAARGLPVRYVDATGSTASFLHAVADAAPHADVVLVHATEGDLCRMFARSEARPLLLADDRPSAVTHAYAAMKMLNQRAGLVVFDLLLSASPNSPRAERIAIQLATCADDFLGAVLRDWLQIDPASDAREAPTSALRRWARDVLMQAPGAHVGARGLHAAQQLQKNAQHVLN